In a single window of the Terriglobia bacterium genome:
- a CDS encoding PadR family transcriptional regulator, with product MPETREPANRLELMQGTLDMLILRTLVLGPAHGHEIAKHIQRTTDDVLQVEHGSLYPALHRLERKGWVTARWEMPRGRKREFKYYRLTPAGKKQLATEHSKWRRLVASIGRVMETAQE from the coding sequence ATGCCAGAGACGAGAGAACCTGCCAACCGGCTTGAGCTGATGCAAGGCACGCTCGACATGCTGATCCTGCGCACGCTGGTGCTCGGCCCCGCGCACGGGCACGAAATCGCCAAACACATCCAGCGCACCACCGATGACGTGTTGCAGGTCGAGCACGGATCGCTTTATCCCGCGCTCCATCGCCTCGAGCGCAAAGGCTGGGTGACGGCACGGTGGGAAATGCCCCGGGGCCGCAAGCGCGAGTTCAAATATTACCGGCTCACGCCCGCCGGCAAAAAGCAGCTTGCCACCGAGCACTCAAAGTGGAGGCGGCTCGTGGCCTCCATTGGCCGGGTGATGGAAACGGCGCAAGAATAA
- a CDS encoding ABC transporter permease, giving the protein MKFWRWGERRQREAELERELRGHLDLEAEEQQEAGVSPEEAAYAARRALGNTTQIKEDVRSAWGFQWLETLLQDLRYGLRQLRRNPGFTIVAVLTLALGIGANTAIFSVVNAVVLRPLPYPHSDRLVWIAESIPAFKAEIATGGDFVDWKDQSHTLDRIAAYDRGARAEGSGGGGSADFNLTGRGTPARVQGAEVSASFFATLGVEPQLGRAFTGNEDQPNGPHVVVLMHSFWQQYFGSDAHVLGQTVNLDTAPYTVVGVMPASFRFPGDSDAQILLPLALNQAGERLRTQSQRLVRIIGRLKPGVSLAAARADLDEIRQRAQPSGEPMLAGGEGGPARRDRAMRNPGPGGPGGRLRYDTSGRPEAAASGRTAPPASELKVVPLAEHLAGNLRPAMLTLLGAVGLVLLIACANVANLMLTRASARTREVAMRAALGAGRWRLVRQLLVESVTLAVAGGVAGLLLAAWSVDAMARLIPAGPGGGILAVAAPKVDGNVLLFALAASIFTGILFGLAPAVTLTRSDLAEGLKESAQVASSGGRRGWLRGALAVAELSLALVLLIGAGLLIKSFYRVLQVSPGFVPEHVLTMDLSLTDAQYPAPRQKSEFFSQVLRRVESLPGVRSAALADSLPLSPYQTFLMMPLNRLLPRVALSSSTRVMISRLKVSPGYFYTLGIPVLKGRTFTGHDNEQALKVAVVNETLARHLWPSEDPIGKQFPLFGDNLIVVGVVGNTRHEGLSQDTEAEFYVPYLQSPDDSMQLAVRTTAEPDSIVSAVRAQVRDIDPDQPLYHVAALQQVLSESLAPRRFNLLLLGIFALIALALATVGIYGVMAFSVTQRTHEIGIRMALGAQKGQVLRMVIGHGLKLAVIGIAVGIAGALALTRFLTSLLYGVKPTDPLTFVAVSMILIAVALAACYIPARRAAKVDPMVALRYE; this is encoded by the coding sequence ATGAAATTCTGGCGATGGGGCGAGCGGCGGCAGCGCGAGGCGGAGCTTGAGCGCGAGCTGCGCGGCCATCTGGATCTGGAAGCGGAAGAGCAGCAGGAAGCCGGCGTCTCTCCCGAAGAAGCCGCCTACGCCGCCCGCCGCGCCCTGGGCAATACCACGCAGATCAAGGAAGACGTGCGCTCGGCCTGGGGCTTCCAGTGGCTCGAAACCCTGCTCCAGGACCTTCGCTACGGCCTCCGCCAGCTCCGCCGCAACCCGGGCTTCACGATCGTCGCGGTTCTTACTCTGGCGCTCGGCATCGGCGCAAACACTGCCATATTTAGTGTTGTGAACGCCGTGGTGCTGCGGCCGCTGCCCTATCCGCACAGCGACCGGCTGGTGTGGATTGCCGAATCGATTCCGGCGTTTAAGGCCGAAATCGCGACTGGCGGAGACTTCGTCGATTGGAAAGATCAGAGCCACACTTTGGACCGGATCGCCGCCTACGACAGGGGAGCCAGGGCGGAGGGCTCCGGGGGCGGCGGGTCCGCCGACTTCAATCTCACCGGCCGTGGCACGCCAGCACGGGTCCAGGGCGCGGAGGTAAGCGCCAGCTTCTTCGCCACTCTGGGCGTGGAGCCACAACTCGGGCGGGCCTTCACCGGGAATGAGGACCAGCCGAACGGGCCTCACGTGGTGGTCCTGATGCACTCCTTCTGGCAGCAGTATTTTGGCTCCGACGCTCACGTGCTGGGCCAGACGGTCAACCTCGACACCGCACCCTACACCGTGGTGGGCGTGATGCCGGCGAGCTTCCGTTTCCCGGGGGATTCGGATGCCCAGATCCTGCTGCCGCTGGCTCTCAATCAGGCCGGTGAGCGGCTTCGCACTCAGTCCCAAAGACTGGTTCGGATTATCGGCCGGTTGAAGCCCGGCGTCTCGCTCGCTGCCGCCCGGGCCGACCTGGATGAAATCCGGCAACGAGCGCAGCCGTCCGGCGAACCCATGCTGGCCGGGGGCGAAGGCGGTCCCGCTCGGCGGGATCGCGCAATGCGGAATCCAGGGCCCGGCGGTCCCGGTGGCCGATTGCGCTACGACACTTCAGGTCGCCCGGAGGCGGCTGCGAGTGGCCGCACGGCCCCGCCGGCCAGCGAGCTCAAAGTGGTGCCACTCGCCGAACACCTGGCGGGGAACCTGCGCCCGGCCATGCTGACCTTGCTCGGGGCAGTCGGCCTGGTCTTGCTGATCGCTTGCGCCAACGTCGCCAACTTGATGCTGACGCGCGCCTCAGCCCGGACGCGGGAAGTGGCGATGCGGGCCGCCCTCGGCGCGGGGCGCTGGCGCCTGGTCCGGCAGCTCCTGGTGGAGAGTGTGACACTGGCGGTGGCCGGTGGCGTGGCGGGATTGCTGCTTGCGGCCTGGAGCGTCGATGCCATGGCGCGCCTCATCCCGGCGGGCCCCGGAGGCGGCATCCTGGCGGTGGCGGCGCCCAAAGTGGATGGCAACGTTCTGCTTTTTGCGCTGGCCGCCTCGATTTTCACTGGAATCCTTTTCGGTCTTGCGCCTGCCGTTACCCTCACGCGTTCTGACCTTGCCGAAGGGCTCAAGGAAAGCGCTCAGGTGGCAAGCTCCGGCGGCCGCCGCGGGTGGCTTCGAGGAGCACTGGCCGTGGCTGAACTTTCCCTCGCGCTGGTACTACTGATCGGCGCCGGCCTGCTCATCAAGAGCTTCTATCGCGTCCTCCAGGTCAGCCCAGGCTTCGTGCCGGAACACGTTCTGACCATGGACCTCAGCCTTACGGACGCGCAATACCCGGCGCCCCGGCAGAAATCGGAGTTCTTCTCGCAAGTCCTGCGCCGCGTCGAGTCTTTGCCGGGCGTTCGCTCTGCGGCCCTCGCTGATTCTCTGCCGCTCAGTCCATATCAAACCTTCCTGATGATGCCCCTCAACCGTCTTCTGCCGAGGGTGGCGCTCTCGAGTTCCACAAGGGTGATGATATCGCGGCTCAAGGTGAGCCCGGGGTACTTCTACACGCTTGGCATTCCGGTGCTTAAAGGCCGCACCTTCACCGGCCACGACAACGAGCAGGCGCTGAAAGTTGCGGTGGTGAACGAGACCTTGGCGCGCCACCTTTGGCCGTCAGAGGACCCCATCGGCAAACAGTTCCCGCTCTTCGGCGATAATCTGATCGTGGTCGGCGTAGTAGGCAACACCCGCCACGAAGGCTTGAGCCAGGACACCGAGGCCGAGTTTTACGTGCCCTATCTCCAATCGCCGGACGACTCCATGCAACTCGCCGTCCGCACCACCGCTGAGCCGGACAGCATCGTCTCCGCGGTGCGCGCCCAGGTCAGGGACATCGATCCCGACCAGCCGCTCTATCACGTGGCCGCGCTCCAACAGGTCCTGTCGGAGTCGCTGGCCCCGCGGCGCTTTAACCTGCTTCTGCTGGGGATTTTCGCCCTCATTGCCCTTGCGCTGGCAACGGTTGGGATCTACGGTGTGATGGCGTTCTCGGTGACCCAGCGTACCCACGAGATCGGCATTCGCATGGCCCTCGGAGCGCAGAAGGGTCAAGTGTTGAGGATGGTGATCGGACATGGACTCAAGCTGGCGGTGATCGGCATTGCCGTCGGCATCGCCGGAGCGCTGGCGCTGACGCGATTCCTGACGAGCTTGCTCTACGGCGTCAAGCCCACCGACCCGCTGACGTTCGTCGCCGTCTCGATGATTCTGATCGCCGTGGCGCTCGCGGCCTGCTACATTCCCGCCCGCCGCGCCGCCAAAGTCGATCCCATGGTGGCGCTGAGGTACGAGTGA
- a CDS encoding L-fuconate dehydratase: protein MTITEVVARDIRFPTSRNLDGSDAMHKAPDYSAAYVVLKTDGPEGLEGHGLTFTCGRGTEIVVAAINALKPFVEGRELESITLDMKTLWRQITSDGQLRWIGPEKGAIHLATGALVNAVWDLYAKAERKPIWKLLLDMTPEQLISTIDFRYITDALTPEESLDILRRNLPTRAEREAEMLARGFPAYTTSVAWLGYTEDKLRRLCREAVAQGWTHFKMKVGANLDDDVRRATLIREEIGWDRKLMMDANQVWGVDEAIANMKVLAQFNPWWIEEPTSPDDVLGHASIARAVAPIGVATGEQCQNRVIFKQLFQSKAISFCQIDSCRVGSINEILAILLMAAKFGVPVCPHAGGVGLCEYVQHLAIFDYIAVGASIENRILEYVDHLHDHFLDPVVIKNGRYMPPAIPGYSITMKAESLDEYEFPSGPAWRSQRRENGSR, encoded by the coding sequence ATGACCATTACTGAAGTTGTTGCCCGCGACATCCGCTTTCCGACCTCGCGGAACCTTGACGGATCAGACGCTATGCACAAGGCTCCGGACTATTCCGCCGCCTATGTAGTGCTGAAAACCGACGGTCCCGAAGGACTGGAGGGGCATGGCCTGACCTTCACCTGCGGAAGAGGAACGGAGATCGTGGTGGCAGCGATCAATGCGCTCAAGCCATTTGTCGAGGGCAGGGAACTGGAGTCGATTACTCTTGATATGAAAACGCTGTGGCGACAGATTACCAGCGATGGCCAGTTGCGATGGATTGGGCCTGAGAAGGGCGCCATCCACCTGGCCACGGGTGCCTTGGTCAACGCGGTGTGGGACCTCTACGCCAAAGCGGAACGGAAACCCATCTGGAAACTGCTGCTCGACATGACGCCGGAGCAGCTTATCTCCACCATCGATTTCCGCTACATCACCGACGCGCTCACCCCGGAAGAATCGCTCGACATACTCCGTAGGAACCTGCCCACGCGCGCCGAGCGCGAAGCCGAAATGCTGGCGCGAGGTTTCCCGGCTTACACCACGTCAGTGGCCTGGCTTGGCTATACGGAAGATAAGCTGCGCCGGCTTTGCCGCGAGGCCGTCGCGCAGGGATGGACGCACTTCAAGATGAAAGTAGGCGCCAACCTCGATGATGACGTCCGCCGCGCCACGCTCATCCGCGAGGAAATCGGCTGGGACCGCAAGCTGATGATGGACGCCAACCAGGTTTGGGGCGTGGATGAAGCCATCGCCAACATGAAGGTGCTGGCGCAGTTCAATCCCTGGTGGATTGAAGAGCCCACCAGTCCTGACGACGTGCTGGGCCACGCCAGCATCGCCCGCGCCGTTGCTCCCATCGGCGTGGCAACCGGCGAGCAGTGCCAGAACCGCGTGATCTTCAAGCAGCTTTTCCAGAGCAAGGCGATCAGCTTCTGCCAGATTGACAGTTGCCGCGTTGGCAGCATCAATGAGATCCTGGCCATACTTCTGATGGCGGCAAAATTCGGAGTGCCGGTGTGCCCGCACGCGGGCGGCGTGGGCTTGTGCGAGTACGTGCAACACCTGGCGATCTTCGACTACATCGCCGTCGGAGCGTCGATCGAGAACCGAATCCTGGAATACGTCGATCACCTGCATGACCACTTCCTCGATCCCGTGGTGATCAAGAACGGGCGCTACATGCCGCCGGCCATTCCGGGCTACAGCATCACCATGAAGGCGGAGTCTCTTGACGAATACGAGTTCCCGAGCGGGCCTGCCTGGCGGTCGCAACGACGGGAGAACGGGAGCCGCTAA
- a CDS encoding ABC transporter permease — MKFWRWGKRRQREAELERELRSHLELESEEQQAAGVSPEEAAYAARRALGNTTQIKEDVRTAWGFQWLETLLQDVRYGLRQLRRNPGFTIVAALTLALGIGANTAIFSLIDAVALKGLPVKNPEQLQVLTWTCGSNTLPLASNVGYKFRDSAGGQVCSSFSYPLFEQFQTQTDTFSSVFGYAPLGSGKPNLNVSVEGHVGTIAGEMVTGGYFSGLGVTPILGRPITAEDEKPNAPATAIISYRYWAGELNRNPGVIGKTIALNGMPFTIIGVMPSDFFGLDSESLTDVWVPAAPRLGLAPWGKPPTAGRSLFTSEDQYWLIVMGRLRPAVTSPQATARLNLLFGQRLAVLPKSSPKVESLPQVILLPARNGLAGLRQQLSVPLLMLGIMTGLVLLIACANVASLLLVRAVTRRREIGIRLAVGASRSRLVRQLLTESVLLAGIGGTMGLLFGIWILRVLLLMLSGNGEQVPHNVGLDPTVLGFTVAVALLTGILFGLAPSLRATELSVTPRLKETEDRIIGGGQRTLRLGNVMVIGQVAVSLVLLVAAGLLVSTLRNLKSQNLGFDTHNLLLFSVDPTALNYDRPHLLHLYDQLQQGLETLPGVRAATLSLLGLASGAVNTDQISIDGYKMDRGQTPEIFWNAVGPGFFETMEIPLLIGRGINSHDTEGSSKVAVVNESLARYFFGDANPIGRRIRIGANQQQNDTLEIVGIAKDVKDSDLHESPPRTIYIPYAQMPGPLGSIQFEIRTNISAAALVPSVRGLVRELDSHLPILDVKTEREQIDESVLQERLFAGLSSFAGAFALLLACIGLYGTVAHSVNRRTHEIGIRMALGAARRDATRLIISQGVALTLVGVAVGIAGALALTRFLSSLLYGVKPTDPLTFAAVSLILIAVALAGCYIPARRAAKVDPMVALRYE, encoded by the coding sequence ATGAAATTCTGGCGATGGGGTAAGCGGCGGCAACGCGAGGCAGAGCTCGAGCGCGAGTTGCGCAGCCATCTGGAATTGGAATCGGAAGAGCAACAGGCCGCGGGCGTCTCTCCGGAAGAAGCCGCCTACGCCGCCCGGCGCGCCCTGGGCAACACCACTCAGATCAAGGAAGACGTGCGCACGGCCTGGGGATTCCAGTGGCTCGAAACCCTGCTCCAGGACGTCCGCTACGGCCTTCGCCAGCTTCGCCGCAACCCGGGATTCACCATCGTCGCGGCTCTTACTCTGGCGCTCGGCATTGGAGCCAACACGGCGATTTTCAGTTTGATCGACGCCGTGGCCTTGAAAGGCTTGCCAGTGAAAAACCCGGAGCAGCTTCAAGTGCTCACCTGGACATGTGGCTCGAACACCCTTCCCCTCGCCAGCAATGTTGGCTACAAGTTTCGGGACTCGGCCGGCGGTCAGGTGTGCTCATCATTTTCGTACCCATTGTTTGAGCAATTCCAAACTCAAACCGACACTTTCTCGAGCGTCTTCGGATATGCGCCCCTGGGTTCTGGGAAGCCGAATTTAAATGTCAGCGTTGAAGGTCACGTCGGCACGATTGCGGGGGAGATGGTGACGGGCGGCTATTTTTCAGGCCTCGGTGTCACGCCCATTCTCGGCCGGCCAATTACCGCGGAAGATGAGAAACCCAATGCCCCAGCAACGGCAATTATCAGCTACCGATATTGGGCCGGCGAGTTGAACCGCAACCCTGGCGTCATTGGCAAAACCATTGCCCTAAATGGAATGCCTTTTACCATCATCGGCGTAATGCCGTCTGATTTCTTTGGCCTTGACTCTGAGAGTCTGACGGACGTTTGGGTCCCCGCCGCACCCCGGCTTGGTTTGGCGCCCTGGGGAAAACCACCCACTGCTGGCCGCTCGCTGTTTACTTCCGAAGATCAGTACTGGCTGATCGTCATGGGCCGGCTGCGGCCTGCAGTTACAAGTCCTCAGGCAACTGCGCGGTTGAACCTGCTCTTCGGACAGAGGCTTGCAGTTCTCCCAAAGTCAAGCCCTAAGGTGGAAAGCCTCCCTCAAGTAATACTCTTACCTGCCAGGAATGGGTTGGCAGGTCTGAGGCAGCAGCTTTCGGTGCCACTTCTGATGTTAGGAATCATGACGGGCCTCGTACTGCTGATTGCCTGCGCTAATGTGGCCAGTCTGTTACTGGTCCGGGCTGTGACACGACGGAGGGAAATCGGTATCCGCTTGGCGGTCGGAGCATCGCGGTCACGCTTGGTCCGTCAGCTACTCACGGAAAGTGTTCTGCTGGCGGGCATTGGCGGAACCATGGGCTTGCTGTTCGGGATCTGGATCCTCCGCGTTCTTCTGCTGATGCTTTCCGGCAATGGAGAACAGGTTCCTCATAATGTTGGGCTCGATCCAACCGTATTGGGGTTTACGGTTGCGGTGGCTCTTTTGACCGGCATCCTATTTGGCCTCGCACCTTCGCTGCGTGCGACGGAGTTGAGCGTGACGCCGCGTTTGAAGGAAACTGAGGACCGCATCATCGGCGGCGGCCAACGAACCCTCAGGCTTGGGAATGTCATGGTGATCGGTCAAGTTGCTGTTTCTCTCGTCCTGTTGGTAGCTGCAGGTCTTCTGGTGAGCACGCTGCGTAATCTCAAAAGCCAAAATCTTGGCTTTGACACGCACAACCTGCTCCTCTTCAGCGTCGATCCAACTGCGCTCAATTACGATCGACCACATTTGCTCCATTTATACGATCAATTGCAGCAAGGGCTTGAGACGCTTCCGGGCGTAAGGGCAGCCACATTATCGCTATTGGGCTTGGCCTCCGGCGCAGTCAACACAGACCAGATCTCGATCGACGGATACAAGATGGACCGAGGCCAGACTCCCGAAATCTTTTGGAACGCTGTCGGTCCTGGCTTCTTTGAGACGATGGAGATTCCGCTTTTGATCGGGCGGGGCATTAACTCACATGATACGGAGGGATCATCGAAAGTGGCAGTAGTGAATGAAAGCTTGGCGCGGTACTTTTTTGGCGATGCGAATCCGATTGGTCGACGAATCAGAATTGGAGCCAACCAGCAGCAGAACGATACGCTCGAGATCGTGGGCATCGCCAAGGACGTCAAAGACTCAGATCTGCATGAGAGCCCTCCCCGGACCATTTACATTCCCTATGCGCAAATGCCCGGACCGCTCGGCAGCATTCAATTCGAGATACGCACAAATATAAGCGCAGCCGCCCTGGTTCCCTCGGTTCGGGGCCTCGTGCGTGAGCTTGATTCTCATCTGCCAATCTTGGACGTGAAGACTGAAAGGGAACAGATCGATGAGTCAGTTTTGCAGGAACGGCTATTTGCCGGTCTTTCCTCCTTTGCTGGTGCATTCGCCCTCTTGCTGGCATGCATCGGGCTGTACGGCACGGTCGCCCACTCCGTCAACAGAAGAACCCATGAAATCGGCATTCGCATGGCGCTCGGAGCCGCGCGGCGCGATGCAACGAGGCTCATCATCTCCCAGGGCGTCGCATTGACGCTGGTCGGTGTTGCCGTCGGCATTGCCGGCGCGCTGGCGCTGACGCGCTTTTTGTCGAGCCTGCTTTACGGCGTCAAGCCCACCGACCCGCTCACGTTTGCCGCCGTCTCGCTCATCCTGATCGCCGTGGCGCTCGCGGGCTGCTACATCCCCGCCCGCCGCGCCGCCAAAGTCGATCCCATGGTGGCGCTGAGATATGAGTGA
- a CDS encoding ABC transporter permease, whose amino-acid sequence MKFWRRGGRRQRESDLERELRGHLELEAEEQQSAGVSPQEAAYAARRALGNTTQIKEDVRTAWGFQWFETLLQDLRYGLRQLRRNPGFTAVAVITLAFGIGANAAIFSVIQALLLRSLPVPNPQELLQVDITVNGIKSDSFSYPIIRALSERKDVFRNLGGFCANPFNVGLRGMTVQTPGEWVSGGFFPALELKPAAGRLLAPADDQPGAPLVAVISSGYWERNFHRDPRAVGSTLIVERHPVTIVGVEPPGFTGADVGAVADLTMAFEAKRQLNPYDAGLLEAGNYFIRVVARPAHDLTPDQIRARLHVIWPPMAAVSVTPKTPPKRLQAMLASSLDVEPGGTGWTPLRNQYAKPLYVLMALSGLVLLVACANVANLLLARSTARRHEIAVRHAVGAGRGRIIRQFLSEGLLLAVMGAAAGLLVARIGGALLLRLASNASYPILLPVGLDGQVLVFMMGVTILTGLLFAVAPALRAGSIAPALALKGGGQSSPQKGAGLVPMLVAVQVAWSLLLLIGAGLFIRTLQKLQAIDPGFQDEGVLLLDVNARNALRAVGPQGDKAVYSVLRDGLEEISQLNGVEAVSVSNYTPISGGYWSQDVLVDGRPESGENPAFFAVSPGFFEALRIPFVAGRDFKLRDDVGAPPVAIVNQEFVRRFMPNGLPLGRRVSVAESPFWQNMEIVGVTANFVPYLLSQPTRPCVFVPFFQQPPGRVAFGTFEIHARGSLSAVSAAVEGVARRLLPGAPVKARPFTAQVEDSIRTEILMAKLAGFFGGVALLLAALGVYGLLAYTVAGRTGEIGVRMALGAQKKDVFVMVVAQGLRLILIGLVFGVAGALALTRFLSGMLYGIKPTDPLTFIAVSLILIAIALAACYIPARRAAKVDPMVALRYE is encoded by the coding sequence ATGAAATTCTGGCGACGGGGAGGACGGCGGCAACGCGAGTCAGACCTTGAGCGCGAGCTGCGCGGCCATCTGGAGCTCGAAGCCGAAGAGCAGCAGTCCGCGGGCGTGTCTCCCCAAGAAGCCGCCTACGCCGCTCGCCGCGCCCTGGGCAACACCACGCAGATCAAGGAGGACGTGCGCACGGCCTGGGGGTTCCAGTGGTTCGAAACCCTGCTCCAGGACTTGCGCTACGGCCTCCGCCAGCTTCGCCGCAATCCGGGCTTTACGGCCGTCGCTGTCATCACTCTTGCCTTCGGCATTGGAGCGAACGCCGCCATTTTCAGCGTCATCCAGGCGCTACTACTGCGCTCGCTTCCCGTGCCGAATCCACAGGAACTGTTGCAAGTTGACATTACGGTAAACGGCATAAAGAGCGATAGCTTCTCTTATCCCATCATTCGGGCGCTTTCGGAACGGAAGGACGTTTTTCGAAATCTGGGCGGATTCTGCGCCAACCCCTTTAACGTCGGGCTGCGCGGCATGACCGTCCAGACTCCCGGCGAATGGGTAAGCGGAGGCTTCTTTCCTGCGCTGGAGTTGAAGCCTGCCGCGGGGCGGTTGCTGGCCCCTGCAGACGACCAGCCCGGAGCTCCGCTCGTCGCCGTCATCAGCAGCGGCTATTGGGAACGAAATTTTCATCGCGACCCGCGAGCAGTTGGTTCGACATTGATCGTGGAACGCCATCCGGTGACCATCGTGGGTGTAGAGCCGCCAGGATTTACTGGTGCGGATGTTGGCGCGGTTGCCGATCTGACGATGGCCTTTGAGGCCAAAAGGCAACTGAATCCCTACGACGCAGGATTGCTTGAAGCGGGCAACTACTTCATCCGCGTTGTGGCACGGCCCGCGCATGATCTCACGCCTGATCAGATTCGCGCCCGCCTCCATGTTATCTGGCCGCCAATGGCCGCGGTCTCTGTCACTCCGAAGACGCCGCCTAAGCGCCTCCAGGCCATGCTCGCGTCATCCCTCGACGTTGAGCCAGGCGGCACAGGTTGGACGCCCCTCAGAAATCAGTATGCGAAGCCACTCTACGTCCTCATGGCGCTGTCCGGCCTGGTGTTGCTGGTGGCCTGCGCCAATGTCGCCAACCTGTTGCTGGCTCGCTCGACGGCGCGCCGCCATGAAATTGCAGTGCGACACGCCGTGGGAGCCGGCCGAGGACGCATCATTCGCCAGTTTCTCTCTGAGGGCCTTCTTTTAGCGGTGATGGGCGCGGCCGCTGGATTACTGGTCGCGCGAATCGGCGGCGCGCTCCTGTTGCGGCTCGCATCGAACGCGTCCTATCCTATCCTTCTTCCCGTGGGTCTGGACGGGCAGGTGTTGGTTTTCATGATGGGTGTCACGATTCTCACGGGGTTATTGTTTGCGGTGGCGCCGGCGCTTCGGGCGGGCTCGATTGCTCCGGCGCTGGCCTTGAAAGGCGGCGGGCAGTCGTCTCCCCAAAAAGGTGCCGGGCTTGTTCCCATGCTCGTCGCCGTCCAGGTGGCGTGGTCCCTTCTGCTCCTCATCGGCGCCGGACTCTTCATTCGCACCCTACAAAAACTTCAGGCGATCGATCCCGGTTTCCAGGACGAAGGAGTACTGTTGTTGGATGTAAACGCTCGTAATGCTCTTCGGGCCGTCGGCCCGCAAGGTGACAAAGCGGTCTACTCTGTCCTCCGCGATGGCCTGGAAGAGATTTCCCAATTAAATGGAGTGGAGGCAGTGAGTGTCTCGAACTACACGCCCATCTCCGGAGGATACTGGTCGCAAGACGTGCTCGTAGACGGGCGGCCAGAGAGTGGCGAGAACCCCGCATTCTTTGCCGTTTCTCCCGGATTTTTTGAAGCTTTACGAATTCCGTTCGTCGCCGGCCGCGACTTCAAGCTTCGCGACGACGTTGGCGCCCCGCCGGTGGCGATCGTCAATCAGGAATTTGTGCGACGGTTCATGCCGAACGGGCTACCTCTTGGCCGTCGCGTCTCCGTGGCCGAGTCGCCGTTTTGGCAGAATATGGAAATCGTCGGCGTGACGGCAAATTTCGTACCCTACCTGTTGAGCCAGCCGACGAGGCCGTGCGTCTTTGTTCCGTTCTTCCAGCAACCGCCGGGCCGCGTGGCGTTTGGAACTTTCGAGATTCACGCGCGCGGGTCTCTCAGCGCGGTTTCCGCCGCTGTCGAGGGTGTCGCCCGCAGATTGTTGCCGGGAGCTCCGGTAAAGGCCCGGCCGTTCACTGCTCAGGTGGAAGACTCCATCCGCACCGAAATCTTGATGGCGAAACTCGCGGGATTTTTCGGCGGGGTAGCCCTCCTCCTTGCAGCCCTTGGGGTTTATGGTTTGCTTGCGTATACCGTAGCGGGGCGAACCGGAGAGATCGGTGTTCGGATGGCACTGGGCGCCCAGAAAAAAGATGTGTTCGTAATGGTCGTTGCGCAGGGGCTTAGGCTGATACTGATCGGTTTGGTTTTCGGCGTTGCAGGCGCGCTCGCATTGACGCGTTTCCTGTCGGGCATGCTCTATGGCATCAAGCCCACCGACCCCCTCACGTTCATCGCCGTCTCGCTGATTCTGATTGCCATTGCGCTCGCGGCCTGTTACATCCCCGCCCGCCGCGCCGCCAAGGTCGATCCCATGGTGGCGCTGCGATATGAGTAG
- a CDS encoding PDZ domain-containing protein → MTKNRIWPWAGFLIALSVLTACVAAYAASGKSDEPSQSIHSLLNPGHESWLGLVVTDTNEATAKELKLPHITGAIVISVIAGSPAEKAGFQKNDVIMEFDGQRVRSAAQLQRLIEETPPDRTVSVQISRQGKLQTLEVKIGARGPSALLETPEIPEFKTWIGPELQEPQTPEPFVEPVPKGKIIPVPPVIPKFHFYLGPLPNHNPQPPSEVEPFIEPGPQGEMPSPSKPFSNPFPAPENSLGISGDDLTPQLARFFGVKQGKGVLVSRVDPSSPASAAGLKAGDVIVRVGSQQIGSMAELEWALQSQANQQHKVTLAIVRDHHEHEMSILLAPRNNGIRPEPIMARRVQQW, encoded by the coding sequence ATGACGAAAAATAGAATCTGGCCCTGGGCGGGCTTTTTGATCGCGCTCAGCGTGCTGACGGCTTGCGTTGCGGCCTATGCGGCCAGCGGGAAATCCGACGAGCCGTCGCAATCGATCCACTCCCTACTCAACCCCGGCCACGAAAGCTGGCTGGGACTCGTTGTCACGGACACCAACGAGGCAACCGCAAAGGAGCTGAAACTTCCGCACATCACCGGAGCGATTGTGATTTCAGTGATCGCCGGCAGCCCCGCCGAAAAAGCCGGCTTCCAGAAAAATGACGTCATTATGGAATTTGACGGCCAGCGCGTGCGCAGCGCGGCGCAACTGCAACGGCTGATCGAAGAAACGCCGCCCGACCGTACCGTCAGCGTCCAGATCAGCCGCCAGGGAAAGCTGCAAACGCTGGAGGTGAAAATCGGCGCGCGCGGGCCGAGCGCGCTGCTCGAAACGCCGGAGATCCCCGAATTCAAGACCTGGATAGGGCCGGAATTGCAAGAGCCGCAAACGCCGGAGCCGTTTGTGGAGCCTGTGCCGAAGGGAAAGATCATTCCGGTGCCGCCGGTGATACCCAAATTCCATTTCTATCTGGGCCCGCTGCCCAACCACAACCCGCAACCGCCGAGTGAAGTGGAACCCTTCATCGAGCCGGGGCCGCAGGGTGAAATGCCGTCGCCATCCAAGCCCTTTAGCAATCCGTTCCCGGCGCCCGAAAACTCCCTGGGGATTTCCGGCGACGATCTCACGCCGCAGCTCGCCCGCTTCTTTGGAGTGAAGCAGGGCAAGGGAGTGCTGGTGAGCCGCGTGGACCCGTCGAGCCCCGCAAGCGCGGCAGGATTGAAGGCGGGAGACGTGATCGTCCGCGTGGGCTCGCAACAGATCGGATCGATGGCGGAACTCGAATGGGCGCTCCAGTCCCAGGCGAACCAGCAGCACAAGGTGACGCTCGCGATCGTCCGGGACCACCACGAGCATGAAATGAGCATCCTTCTAGCTCCGCGCAACAACGGCATCAGGCCCGAACCCATCATGGCGCGGAGAGTACAGCAGTGGTAA